The following DNA comes from Meles meles chromosome 8, mMelMel3.1 paternal haplotype, whole genome shotgun sequence.
TGGGCCAAGACTATAAATGTCAATAGTGGATAGTGGAGATAGTGGATCTATCCAAGATAGTGGATCCTATCACCTTCCCTCCAAAGAACACTGATTTTGATAGTCACCCAGAGACAAGAGTAACTTTGTGGGAGTCCAGGAGTCCAATGGAGAAGTTCCACCACACCCCTGGCACAAAAAATCTGGAGATAGATGCACCAGAAAGGATAAGAACAGTTTCACCTTACCTGCATCACACTACCCCATGATGGTACAACTCAGTGCCAAGAGAGATCACCTCTTCCTCAGAGGAAAGTAAGAGGATAGTGAGGGAGCACCAGCTTTCCCATCTGTGTAGGATGTTCCCAAAGAGGTCCATGTCTTTCTCAACCCACCCAGAATAGTGAAGTGATCTGCATAACTTAGGGACAGGGAGAGGTTGGGAGAATTACAGCTGGGGTTTGGAACTCACAGAAGGGATGCAAATACAGATACTATTAACCACTTTGTGGATTCCATTGCAAAAACTTCCCGCAAGTTAGTGGGGATGCCTCACCTCAGATCCCTTATCTCACCCACGGGCACTCTCAGTACTACATACCCCTCACTATACATCCTCTGTGACTAGCTCCCTATATGCACCCCCATGGATAGGCTGTGCAAGCTTTATGCAGATAGCCAGTGAGCACACGAAGAATACTGGATGGACTTTGCAGGATTGGGAGAAAGCACATGAGTTGAACTAGAAGCACCATTCTAGAGAAAGTGATGAAAGACTGGCAGCACCCAGCCTGTCTCTGCAGGatcaagagaagggaaacaatCTTGGGGCCCTTGGcaagctcagttggtagagcataccactcttggtctcagggttgtaaattctaGCCTCATGTTGGATGTGAAggctaattaaaaatttttaaaaaggcaaaaacacaaacattgaaaaataaaaatgagagggagagagagaagtcataTAATCTTAAGAGTAATTTCCCTccccaaaaggaaacaaaatgtcaGCAGTAGCATCTGGGCAAAAGATCTGAGTTGACTCAGAATCTCTAACAAAGCTGACAGGTAATTTTCCTAAGACTCATTTTGTGATCTAACATGATTGAGCCCAGAAAATGTTCCCTATGTGTTGAGAAGATGTATTCTGActctattggaaaaaaaaagtttcacattTGTCAGATAGGAACATTTGGTGTAACaaatagtgctcgcttcggcagcacatatactaaaattggtgTAACAAATAGTTCAAGTCCAATGTTTCCTGGAAATTGTCAACTAGGTGCATTCCAGAAGATTATATGCAGAAATATGTGGTGAACTACAGAAGCACTTGCCTATAACTACTAGATACTTTTATTATGATCAGCAGTCCAGATTAGAGCAACTAAGACAGCCCCTGTCATGACTATATCAAAATTAACTGTTACATGTATATTACCCCACCATGCTGCCTATGAAAATACTGTATCTCAGCTCTAAAATAACTATTCTCTTCTCTGCTTTGATAAGAAAACTGGGAATCAGGAAGCACGACTATCATTTGCCAGCTGGTTCCCTACTATTTTCTGTTCATTAGAATATGCTAAAAGGAAATTGGAAGCTACTGGAAGGATGAGTATCCCAGCATGTTTGCTTGCTATTCCTGTCAATGCCACACAAGAATGCCAAAATCACTGGTTCcattttctagttttatatttttccatactCCCAGCAAAAAATCTCATCATGCTCCCTTGGAAGAAACAGAACCAGACACCAGTTGGATGCTTTTCAAGAATCtgactctaggggcgcctgggtggctcagtgggttaaaccctctgcctttcggcatcacgttacccgatttcaagctttactacaaagctgtgatcaccaagacagcgtggtactggcataaaaacagacacatagaccagtggaacagagtggagagcccagatatggaccctcaactctatggtcaaataatcttcgacaaaacaggaaaaaatattcaatggaaaaaagacagtctcttcaataaatggtgctgggaaaactggacagcgatatgtagaagaatgaaactcgaccattctcttacaccgttcacaaagataaactcgaaatggataaaagacctcaacgtgagacaggaatctatcagaatcctagaggagaacataggcagtaacctcttctatatcagccacagcaacttctttcaagataagtctccaaaggccaaggaaacaaaagcaaaaatgaacttttgggacttcatcaagatcaaaagcttctgcacagcaaaggaaacagtcaacaaaacaaagaggcaacccacggaatgggagaagatatttgtaaatgacagtacagacaaaaggttgatatccaggatctacaaagaacttctcaaactcaacacacacaaaacagataatcatatcaaaaaatgggcagaagatatgaacagacacttctccaacgaagacatacaaatggctatcagacacatgaaaaaatgttcatcatcactagccatcagggagattcaaattaaaacaacattgagataccacctaacaccagttagaatggccaaaattagcaagacaggaaacaacgtgtgctggagaggatgtggagaaaggggaaccctcttacactgttggtgggaatgcaagttagtgcagccactttggagaacagtgtggagattcctgaagaaattaaaaatagagcttccctatgaccctgcaattgcactgctgggtatttaccccaaagatacagatgtagtgaaaagaagggccatttgtaccccaatgtttattgcagcaatggctacggtcgccaaactgtggaaagaaccaagatgcccttcaacggatgaatggataaggaagatgtggtccatatacacaatggagtattatgcctccatcagaaaggacgaatacccaacttttgtagcaacatggataggactggaagaaattatgctgagcgaaataagtcaagcagagagagtcaagtatcatatggtctcacttatttgtggagcataacaaataacatggaggacatggggagatggagaggagagggagttgatggaaactggaaggggagatgaaccatgagagactatggactctgaaaaacaaccatagggttatgaaggggcggtgggagggggtggggtggggtgggaggttgaggaaccaggtggtgggtaatagggagggcacgtactgcatggagcactgggtgtgatgccaaaacaatgaacactgttatgctgtaaataagcaaataaaaataaataaattaaaaaaaaatttaaattcaattaattaacattatattgtattattacactatagaaaaaaaaaaaaaccctctgcctttggctcaggtcatgatcccagggtcttgggatcgagccccgcatcgggctctctgctcagcggggagcctgcttcctcccctctctctctctctctgcctacttgtgatctctatctgtcaaataaaaaaataaaatcttaaaaaaaaaatctgactctaAGGTCCATGAGAGATCCTCCTGTGCTCCTAAGGTATGAGCTCCAGCTAGACAGTGCCCCTTTCACAGCAGTTTGGGTCTTGGATCCTATGAGATCCATCCTCTCAGCTCCTGGTATCCTACAACCTGAAGGATAGCACCTTCTCATTATGGGTCTGAGTGTCAGCTCTAGAAAGACCTTCCACCAAGCTTCAGGTTTTCATAACTTCAAACTCTCCTCTTTGTTGCCCTCAGTCCACCTAAACTTGTTTATCAAGTTCCTTGGATTAAACACTACCAGTGTTAACCACTGGTATGATTTCTGTCTTCCTATCTAGAGCATATTAACACACCCACTTCAACATTCCTTGAAGAGAAAGTCCAATGAGGTATCACAAATCAAACCAGATTAAAATATCTCTGCCTTTGATTCCTGGTACTCATGAGATTATATTTGTCAAAACCAAAAGCACTTATTAATCATGAAACATGACATTAGTACTTCTGAAAAAATCATACAGATTGTGCTGAGTTAATAAGGGTTATttttctttggagatgtgtctagcaagaagttgctgcagctgaggtcaaagaggttgattcctgtgttctcctctaagattttgatggattcctacctcacatttaggtctttcatctatttttgagtttatcttcatgtgtggtataagaaaatgatCTAGTTTCACTTATCtacgtgtggctgtccaattttcccaacaccatttgttgaagagaatgtcctttattccattggatattcttttctgctttattaaagattagttgactataggagcgcctgggtggctcaggggcttaaaacttctgcttttggctcgggtcatgatatcagggtcctgggatcgagccccgcatgggctccctgctcagtggggagcctgctttccttcctctctctgcctgcctttctgcctgcttacgatctctgtctgtcaaataaataaaatctaaaaaaaaaaaaagattagctgaCTACAGAGTTGAAGGtcaatttctgggttctctattctgttccatttatctagatgtctgtttttgtgacagtaccatactgtcttgaagattacagctttgtaatagaggttGAAGTCTGGCActgtgatgccccagttttggttttctttttcaatattcctttggctattcgggcTCTTTTCTGATgccatataaatttcagaattgCTTGTTCCAGCtcatgaaaaatgctggtagtattttgatagggattgaaatGAAtgcgtagattgctttgggtagggtagccattttaacaaaattcattcttccaatccatgagcgtggaatgtttttccatctctatgTGTccccctcaatttctttcataaatgttctataatttttagagtacagatcctttacctctttggattggtttattcctgggtatcttgtgttttttggtacaactgtaaatgggattgatcccttaatttctctttcttctgtctcattgttaatgtatagaatgaagctgatttctgtgcattgattttatatcctgccacatggctgaatggctgtatgagttctagtaattttggggtggagtcttttgggttttccacataaaggatcatgtcacctcaaagaatgagagtttgacttcttctttgcaaattttaatgccttttatttctttttgttgtctaattgatgagcctaggacttctactactatgttgaacaacagtggtgagagtgggcatccctattgtgttcctgacctttgggaaaagctctcagtttttcaccattgagaatgatattctctgtgggcttttcatagatagcttttcgGTTACTGaagtatgtttcctctatccccaTATTGTGGacaattttaatcaagaaaaaggcaaggaaaataaggataaaaatgaactattgggacttcatcaagttaaaaagcTTTTagcagcaagggaaacagtcaataaaactaaaaggcaacctatggaatgggagaagatatttgcaaatgacatatcaaataaagggctagcatccaagatctataaagaacttctcaaactcaacactcaaaacacAAACAATCctgtcaagaaatggacagaagacatgaacagacatttctccaaagaagacatacaaatggcaatgaagcatgaaaaaatgctcagtatttcttggcatcagggaaatacaaatcaaaaccacaatgagatagcacttcgcaccagtcataatggctaaaattaacaagtcagacgaggatgcagagaaaggggaatcctcttacactgttttgGGAACagaagctggtacagccactctggaaagcagtatggagtttcctcaggaagttaaaaatagaactaccctatggcccatcaactgcactactaggtatttaccccaaagatacaaatgtagtgatctgaaggagcacctgcaccccaatgtttacagcagcaatgtccacaatagccaaactatagaatgAGCcaagatgtccactgacagatgaatggataaagaagatgtggcatatatacacaatcaaatattactcagccatcagaaagatgaaatcttaccatttacatcaacatggatggaactgaatggtattatgctgagcaaaataactcattcagagaaagacaattatcatatggtttcactcatatgaggactATAAACCGGCAcataggatcataggggaagggaggggaaaatggaatGGTAAGTCATCAGAGCAGGAGACCATCCATGAGGGACCCTTAACTATGgggaaaaaactgatggttactggaagggaggtaggtgggaaatggggtaactgggtgatgggcattaaggaggcacatGGTGTGATGTGACGTTATGCataactgatgaattactgaactctacatatGAAatcaatgatgtactatatgtttgctaactgaacttaaattaaaaaaaagaagagttattTTTCATAGGCTGCTTAtgctataaatataaatcttCCCTGAGGAGTTGGGAGAAAGTAAGAACACTTGACCAAAAAAGTTCAGGTTACTGACAAAGCAGTAAAACATGTATTGAAGATAACACTAGCTATTATATAAAAAGTTATGGAGGTCTGAggcagagaaaaagtaaaaatatttggaACATTTCCATAACCATGAATAATGCCAATTTCATGTGCCGGATTTAGATGATAAAATTCAGTAATGGGCTATTGTCAACACACTTTTTATTcctgccttcttttttaaaacaagcaaacaaaataacaCCTCATTTGAAATCCAAACTAGGTCATTTTGGTTATCTAAGTAATTGAAGATCTtttatctcaaatgaataaatgttaatatCACTGTGGTTGTCTGAGGAAATAATAATAGATAAATGTAgcctaaatttttcttttagttcatgGTCTTCTTACTTAAAGCTAAAGTGATCTTTAGAGAAGCTTTTATCCCAAACATAAGTCTcagcattttaaattatatgaatGGCATTTTACTCACCTATACAataacaagaaatagaaaaaaagtgaaaaacccatCTATTCCTTTGTTGCACTGCGCTGGAGAACTTTTAGCACAGCTCTGTGTACCTGTTTGGTCTTCACGCTGTAGATGATGGGGTTTAGCACAGGGGGGATTAGCAGGTAGGCATTGGCAATCAGAGTATGTACATAAGGTGGAGCCTGTTTCCCAAATCTGTGTACAAAGGACAGACTAATCAATGGAATATAGAATACAGCAACAGCCCCAATATGTGAGACACATGTGCTAaaggctttctttctctcttctggagATGCAATACTGAGGACAGtcttaatgattaaaaaataagaaaaaataatgaagatggaGTCCACTCCAGCAGTGGTGATCAGGGCTGTCAACCCCACTGCACTATTGATCCTGGTGTCTGTGCACGAGAGCTTCATCACGTCAGGGTGGAAGCAGTAGGAGTGGTGGAGCACGTGGCTGTGGCAGAAGGACAATCGTTTAAGAAGCAACACCATAGGAGTCAGTATTAGTGTCCCCCTGGTGATGATTGCTACTCCAATCTGTACTATTTTAAGGTTAGTTAAGATAGAGGCGTATCTAAGAGGACTAGAGATGGCCACAAAACGATCAAAGGCCATGGCCAACAACACTGAGGATTCCATAACAGTGAAAAGTTGAATGAAAAACATCTGTGATAAGCAGGCATTAAAGCTGATCTCCCTGGCATCGAACCAGAATATACCCAACATGGTGACCAGGGTGGATATGGACAGGCCAAGATCAGTGGTGGACAGCATAGAGAGGAAATAATACATGGGTCCGTGAAGGCTGGGCTGGGTGACAATGGCAAAGAGGATCAGGCTATTTCCTGAGAGAGCGATTATGTAGAGAAAGCCAAACGGAATGGAGATCCAGGTATGGAAGGCTTCCAGTCCAGGTACACCAGTTAGCAGGAAAATGATGGAAGAGGATGTGGTATTTTGTAAAGTTGACATGTTGAACTCAAAATGCAGAATCTTAAGCTGAATATCCTGCAATGATAAACTGTATTTCTTTATAATGAATTTGATTTGAAAGTTATTATTTCACCTAgtaaacatttataaaagaaaacatctgCATTATAGAAATAGCTTATGAAGATTGTTTATATAAACAAATCTGGCAATGACCTTCTTACTTAAATTCATTGTCCATTAAGCAGATTGCACCCATCACTTCCTGACTTTACAAGGTATACAGTCAATAAATACTTTATGAAATGTCTATATTGTGTTGTATGAAATCTTAGATGAACAACAAACAGTACATGCAGGGATTCTGATATAGTAAATAAAGTAAATTGGCTTCTGAGGGCCCAAAAAGAATGTTCTCTTCATCTCTTGGTTACGTTTTTGAAGCAGGTTGATTATCTCCAGTCATAATAGCCTACATTTGTTGAGCCCCTACTATCTGTTAGTAGTTGTGATAGCATCCTATATGGACATACAGTTTATTTGTAGTATCATAACTTGAACTGTACCTAATTAGCTTTCATATCATATAATTAATATAAGCCATCAAGACCATTACAAACAGAACTATTTGATAATAAAGGGTCTCAAAAGTAAGTATTACGGATACTTTGATGTTCTAGATTTTATTTGGCATCCTAAATCCATTTTTTAGGACTGCATATTCTACATGCTGATGcattcagaatatatatatgtatatacatatatatattctgtatatatatatacatatgtatatacatatatgtatacatatacatatatgtatatgtatacatatatgtatatatatatctcagctAAGTTACTCACATGATAAGTTCCTAAATTATCTGTGTCctgaatttctccatctctaaaGTAATAATGACAGATATATCCCATAGAATTTTTATAATGATTAAATTAATGTGTATGAAAATTTCTGGGAGTATTTCACTGTGATATAAAAGTCACCAAGTATtagctattatatttttaaaaattaaatttaaaacattgtataataatttcttttgtttcctctccCACATCTATTTGCATGCCACTCCCCCTTAGTCACAGGTCTTACTGTCTGAGCTGagacaaagatgaaaatattatCTAAGTCTGATTTCGGCAATGACTACTGGTTAATAACTTCTTCATATGGTCCCTTCTTCTTCCACAGCTaagattttcttcttcattcttacCTGATTCAGAAGAACTCTTGCTCACTTCCAAAGAAATCTTACCTACTATGTAGCCTCTAAATCAATTCTGGATATTTGTATAGTTTAATATTAAATTACTGAGTGCATGTTGTAAACTAATAGAGGGAAACAGAACCAAAGTAAACATGGCACCTGCCCTCAAATATACTTAAGGAAGGATAAGATACTTAGAAAAACAAGAACCCCATATGGAATTATTTTATCACCATCAAACTGTAAGGAATTTGGATGTTTTCTAAAcaccaaacaaaattaaaaaatacatagatgCATTTCTGCACTGTCAAATAACCCCATCAATTTTCCTTGTTTATTAAAATTTGAATGTTTTCATTTGTACCATTACTGCAGTCTATAAATATTTGAACTTCCTTCTCAACCTAACCGTAACACTGCCTCCTTCCTGTTTCGTGTATCTCTTTCCCTTTACCAACAGCTTATTGAACATTTGTCTAGCCTCATTTCTCTCTTAAACGCTTCACACCTATCACTGAAATTTGCTTTTTCTTGGATTGATGCATACTCTGTTGCATTCTATTGTTGCATAAAAACCTAGCACAAAGTCATGGTTTGACAGACATTCATTACCTCACATTTCAGCAAGTCAGACATCTGAACACAGCATcagcagggtctctgctcagggtctcttTCATCCAGGACTCTGTGCTCATCCAGAGGTCAGGATCTCTTCCAGATCCATCCAGGCTATTAGCAGCATGGTATTCCTTGTGGCATAGAATTGAGGTCTCCTATCTCTGGCTGGCTGTGGACTAGAGGTTGCTCCCATCTCCTAGAGACTGCTCTCTACCCAGTCATGTGGACCTCTCACAACATGACAGATGGCATCTTCCAATCCGTCAGAGGAATCTCACTGCTGCTTCTTGTCCCTTTTAAATGCTCACATGATAAGGCCAGGCCCACCAGAATAATCTCTCTTTTGATTAACTCTAAGTCAAGTCATCACAAAACCTAATGACATCTGCAAATTCTCTTTGCCATACATACAATGCAACATATCCCATCACATACATAGACTCACTCACACTCAAGGGGTGGGTTTCATACTGCACTGTAATCAGGTGCAACTGTGAGGGCCCTTTTAGAATGCTGCCTACCACAACTATCTAGGCCAGCCAATCTGCAAACTTTATGAGTTTGACTTCTAATATGTCCTTTGACTGACCCATGCTTACCCTCCCACTTCTATCACCTCTATTGTAATaacagtttcatttgtttttgcagGAACTACAGCAAGTTTCTCATACGCAATTTCCCCTCCGAGTTTCAAGTTGTTTACACACGTTCTCCATATCGATGCCAGCATGATCTCTCAAAAATACATCTTCCTACAGAGCTCTTCATTGTCTTCAGCATGAAGTCAAAACTCTTTCCCCCCTTTATCACAAAAGTCAAGGATCTTATCAATCTAACCAAAATCTACTTTTCCTGCTGTCCAATCTCTTCTCTACCCCAGGGGCCTTTTGATAATAGCCCGGACCTTTCCTACCTCACCAAACTACTAAATACAGCAAGTTCTttcacagcaagttctttcacaTATTTACTGGCTATACTCAATATAGCAAGTTCTTTCGTACTGTGAAAACAACTTGCtttgttaaatttaataaatttatggTTAATTAATAAATCTCCC
Coding sequences within:
- the LOC123948772 gene encoding olfactory receptor 51F2-like — translated: MSTLQNTTSSSIIFLLTGVPGLEAFHTWISIPFGFLYIIALSGNSLILFAIVTQPSLHGPMYYFLSMLSTTDLGLSISTLVTMLGIFWFDAREISFNACLSQMFFIQLFTVMESSVLLAMAFDRFVAISSPLRYASILTNLKIVQIGVAIITRGTLILTPMVLLLKRLSFCHSHVLHHSYCFHPDVMKLSCTDTRINSAVGLTALITTAGVDSIFIIFSYFLIIKTVLSIASPEERKKAFSTCVSHIGAVAVFYIPLISLSFVHRFGKQAPPYVHTLIANAYLLIPPVLNPIIYSVKTKQVHRAVLKVLQRSATKE